From the Roseibium sp. HPY-6 genome, one window contains:
- a CDS encoding efflux RND transporter periplasmic adaptor subunit has protein sequence MSRLQRASFARAAVFLVAAGVLAACQDDAANPIAEAEAKLHAAPRPAKIFTVTDQIGLIERRFAGRVAAVQTVDLSFQVSGKLLQLPVLESQQVKKGDLIAKLDTTDYDRAVREATINLDQAKRELDRLETLKDRSVISQSAFDEQKNEHDLAVERLQEARQNVEYTSLEAPFDGIVSLRLVDNFTTVSVGTPIVRMHDVSEVQVDINVAEALFGRVTESEVSSIEAKFPAYGDKIFPLEYREHSSQVDDVAQTYRITLAMPREEAEQLSPGMTASVIVKLVPEGLELGEQFLVPTASVAVDGEGETFVWKFADDTGAVSKQPVEIGTIMGDYIPVREGLAPGDEIVSAGVAYLSDGQIVRRLR, from the coding sequence ATGTCGAGACTTCAAAGAGCTTCATTTGCCCGGGCGGCAGTGTTTCTGGTTGCCGCGGGCGTGTTGGCGGCCTGCCAGGACGATGCGGCCAATCCAATTGCAGAGGCCGAGGCAAAGCTGCACGCAGCGCCCCGGCCGGCCAAGATCTTCACGGTGACCGATCAGATCGGACTAATCGAGCGACGCTTTGCAGGGCGAGTGGCGGCCGTACAGACCGTGGACCTGTCGTTCCAGGTCTCCGGTAAGCTCCTTCAACTGCCGGTTCTTGAAAGTCAGCAGGTGAAAAAGGGCGACCTGATCGCCAAGCTGGACACCACCGACTACGACAGGGCGGTGCGGGAAGCGACGATCAATCTGGATCAGGCCAAACGCGAACTGGACCGGCTCGAGACGCTCAAGGATCGTTCGGTGATTTCGCAGTCTGCTTTTGACGAGCAAAAGAATGAGCACGATCTGGCAGTCGAGCGCTTGCAGGAAGCGCGTCAAAACGTCGAATATACGTCGCTTGAAGCACCGTTTGACGGGATTGTCTCTTTGCGTCTTGTCGACAATTTCACGACAGTAAGTGTCGGCACTCCGATTGTGAGGATGCATGACGTTTCCGAGGTCCAGGTCGATATCAACGTTGCAGAAGCTCTGTTCGGCCGTGTGACGGAATCCGAAGTGTCTTCCATCGAAGCGAAATTTCCGGCCTACGGCGACAAGATTTTCCCGCTTGAGTATCGCGAACACTCCAGCCAGGTGGACGATGTCGCGCAAACCTACCGCATCACCCTTGCCATGCCGCGCGAGGAAGCGGAGCAATTGTCTCCTGGCATGACGGCCTCCGTGATCGTCAAGCTCGTCCCGGAAGGGCTTGAACTCGGTGAACAGTTTCTGGTTCCGACCGCATCTGTTGCGGTTGACGGGGAGGGGGAAACCTTCGTCTGGAAGTTTGCCGATGATACGGGTGCAGTTTCCAAACAACCCGTCGAGATCGGAACCATCATGGGAGACTATATTCCCGTGCGCGAAGGCCTTGCGCCCGGCGATGAGATTGTGTCGGCCGGTGTCGCCTATTTGAGCGACGGCCAGATTGTGCGCCGTTTGCGCTGA